The Medicago truncatula cultivar Jemalong A17 chromosome 4, MtrunA17r5.0-ANR, whole genome shotgun sequence genome includes a region encoding these proteins:
- the LOC11439640 gene encoding WRKY transcription factor 72A, giving the protein MECSSGRSGDGDSGLKDDKRSEHSTGDDHESHHHKKEIIAEEAPIASTERSIEAGPSTISSPKNDKVDEQLETTKAQMGEVREENQRLKMCLNKIMTEYRALEMQFNNMVKQETKKNNDNNHEEMNAESDLVSLSLGRVPSNNIPKNDQEKVNKVSKLALNNDEEFNKEELSLGLECKFETSKSGSTTEGLPNIPSPVNSSEVVPIKNDEVVETWPPSKTLNKTMRDAEDEVAQQTPAKKARVCVRARCDTPTMNDGCQWRKYGQKIAKGNPCPRAYYRCTVAPSCPVRKQVQRCVEDMSILITTYEGTHNHSLPLSATAMASTTSAAASMLLSGSSTSNSGSMPSAQTNNNLHGLNFYLPDGTKSNQLYLSNPALSSQHSHPTITLDLTSNPSNSSTSSPFVRFNSSYNNNNQLPRYPSSTLSFSSPESNPMHWNSFLNYATTQNQPYSNNRNNNNLSTLNFGRQNTMESIYQTYMQKNNNSSNISQHVGLQDSTISAATKAITADPTFQSALAAALSSLIGNTTNQGNQNQSAGENLSQKMKWAEMFQVSSTSLPSSSSKVNGCASSFLNKTAPVNNTQNGSLMLLSPSLPFSATKSASTSPGGDNSDNTN; this is encoded by the exons ATGGAGTGCAGTTCTGGGAGATCTGGTGATGGAGATAGTGGACTCAAAGATGATAAGAGAAGTGAGCATAGTACTGGTGATGATCATGAAAGTCATCATCATAAAAAGGAGATTATTGCTGAG GAAGCACCCATTGCTAGTACAGAAAGATCAATTGAGGCTGGTCCAAGCACAATATCCTCGCCCAAAAATGATaag gttGATGAACAGCTTGAGACAACAAAAGCTCAAATGGGTGAGGTGAGAGAAGAAAATCAACGGTTAAAGATGTGCTTGAACAAAATAATGACTGAATACCGAGCACTGGAAATGCAATTTAACAATATGGTTAagcaagaaacaaaaaagaacaaTGATAATAACCATGAAGAAATGAATGCAGAATCAGATCTTGTTTCTCTCAGTCTTGGAAGAGTTCCTAGTAACAATATTCCAAAAAATGATCAAGAGAAAGTTAACAAAGTGTCTAAACTAGCATTGAATAATGATGAAGAATTCAATAAGGAAGAGTTGTCACTTGGATTGGAATGTAAATTTGAAACATCAAAATCAGGTAGCACAACTGAAGGGTTACCAAATATTCCAAGTCCAGTGAATAGTTCTGAAGTTGTTCCAATAAAGAATGATGAAGTTGTGGAGACTTGGCCACCAAGTAAGACACTCAATAAGACAATGAGAGATGCTGAGGATGAAGTTGCTCAACAAACTCCTGCAAAGAAAGCTAGAGTTTGTGTTAGAGCAAGATGTGACACCCCAACG ATGAATGATGGATGCCAATGGAGGAAGTATGGACAAAAAATTGCAAAGGGAAATCCTTGCCCTCGAGCTTACTATCGCTGCACAGTTGCACCATCATGTCCAGTTAGAAAACAG GTACAAAGATGTGTTGAGGACATGTCTATTCTAATCACAACATACGAAGGGACACACAACCACAGCCTTCCACTTTCAGCAACAGCAATGGCTTCCACAACTTCCGCGGCCGCATCGATGCTATTATCAGGTTCATCAACCTCAAACTCTGGTTCAATGCCATCAGCACAAACCAACAATAATCTTCATGGCCTAAACTTTTATCTACCAGATGgtacaaaatcaaatcaattatacCTATCCAACCCTGCACTATCATCTCAACATTCACATCCAACTATCACTCTTGACCTCACTTCAAACCCATCAAATTCTTCAACATCATCACCCTTTGTTAGATTCAATTCAAgctacaacaacaataaccaacTACCAAGATACCCTTCTTCCACTCTTAGCTTTAGTTCTCCTGAATCAAATCCCATGCATTGGAATAGCTTCCTCAACTATGCTACTACTCAAAATCAACCATATAGTAATAATAGGAACAATAATAACCTAAGCACTTTAAACTTTGGTAGACAAAACACAATGGAAAGTATATACCAAACCTACAtgcaaaaaaacaacaatagtTCAAACATTTCACAACATGTAGGTTTACAAGATAGTACTATATCTGCAGCAACAAAAGCTATCACAGCAGATCCAACTTTTCAATCAGCTTTAGCTGCAGCACTTTCTTCGCTTATCGGAAACACCACCAATCAAGGGAATCAAAATCAAAGTGCAGGAGAAAATTTGAGTCAGAAAATGAAATGGGCTGAGATGTTTCAAGTTTCTTCTACTTCATTGCCTTCATCAAGTTCTAAAGTAAATGGTTGTGCTTCAAGTTTCTTGAACAAAACGGCACCGGTGAACAATACACAGAATGGaagtttgatgttgttgtctcCTTCTTTGCCATTTTCTGCAACTAAAAGTGCTTCTACATCTCCTGGTGGTG